The sequence GAGGGCAGCGACACCCGTCGCTTCCTGCACGGCCAAAGCAGCCAAGCGATTGAGTTAGCCCAACCCGGCGCCTGTCTGGCCACCTGCTTAATCAGCCCCACGGCCCGCATGCGGGGCCTTGCCTTGGTGGGTGTGGATGACTCCGGCGCCGATTTGATCGTGATCGCCGGCGATGGCGAAGCCGTCCGCATCAGCTTGGATCGCGTGCTCTTCCCGGCTGACAACGTGCGGCTGGGTGCTGTTGAACCGGCCACCCTCTGGCAATGGCAGGGCGACGTCGAAGTCGATGGCGCTGATCTGCTGCAACCCGGCGTTGACCTGGGCAGCGGTCCCGATGCTTCTGTCCTGTTGCAGCGCTCTGGATCAAAGCTGCCGTCCTGGCTTGAGGCCTTGCCGCAATGGTCCAGCGAACAGGTGGAAGCCAACCGCCTGCGCCATGGACTGCCCGCGGCACCTGGCGAACTGAACGACGACACCAACCCCTTCGAGCTGGGACTCGCGGCCTGGGTGAGCCTGAACAAGGGCTGCTACGTGGGCCAAGAGACCCTGGCGAAACTCGCCACCTACGACGGGGTCAAGCAGCAGCTGCGCTGTTGGCAGAGCAGCGAAGCCGTTGAGCCGGGCACAAGCTTGAGCAACGCCGAGGGTGAACGCGCAGGTGTGGTGACCTCCGCACAGGGCCACCAGGGACTGGCGCTGATCCGCCGCTCCTGCTTGGACGCCGCCACGCTCCAAGCCGGCACAGTCACGCTGACCCTCAGCAAGCCTCTGGGCTCCATCGATCCGCCGGTGGAGGCCGGCGGTCAGTGCTAACGCCCGTCCTGCTCGAGCAGCCAGCGCGCCACCACCCAGGTGGCCAGGCCATCGTCGTGGTTGTAGCGGAAGATCCGGCGCAGGTTTTGGCGGGAGCCACGGCCATCAGCGCCGGCTCCCCCCAGACGCCAACGCCGCCACCAGAGCAGCGCCCGCGCACCATCAACCCCCGGCTGACTCCAACGGAAACCGAGCCAGCTGGCCACCGCCTTGAGCCCATAGCTGTTGGTGGGCATCCACCAGTGCTGGCGCAGGCGCTGATGCACATCCAGCATCCGGGCACGCAAAGCCTTGAGCTCCCGCTCGCGCACCCCGAGGCGCTGGCCCATCTTCACCAGGGCCAGGACCTCCGTCTCACCGAAGTGCAACACCGGCCAATCGGGATAGGTCTCGAGCAGACGCATCAGGCGCTCCCAGAGGCGCTCTTCGCCATGCTCAAGCAGGGCCAGGATTGGGTGATAAGGCGCCTCTGAGGCCTGAGCCAGATCCGGCCAGCTGCCATCGGGATTGCGGGGCAGGCGCACAAAGCCGTGCAAGAAATCGTCCCGGGCATCGGGATCCGATTCGATGTCGTAGATCAACACCCCAGGGGCATCCACCACTTCCGGCAAGGCCGCCAGAGGATCACGCCGCAGCGGTTCGCCCTTCGCCTGAACCTGGGCCTGGGTCACCAGCTGCGGGGCAATTTCGGCGTGCTGCTCGCCGTAGGTCATCAGTCGATCGGCCAGATCGCTTGGATCGGCCTGAGCCAGGACCGTCAGGCGATCAATTCCCAACTCGAGCAACATGTCGCGCCGCTTTGCGCCAATCCCGCTGACCTCGCTGAGGTGCCCTTCCGCCGCCGCCACTTGATCGCAGCTGGACTTCCAGCTGCAGAGCACACACTTCTTGCGATCGGCCACCAACGGGGGCGGCGTGGGACGGCGCAGGTCATCCGCCAGACGCCCCAGCGCCTCATCCAGCTGCCGCGGCAGGCTGCCAGCCAATGGGACGGTTTCCTGCTGGAGGCCGCGCCCCGAGCCGGACAGCACCAAGGCCGTTCGCACCGGCGCCTGCTGTTCCTCCGCCAGCAAGCCTCCCCAGAGGGCAAGGACGTAGCGGTGCTCACGGGTGGTGCGCCGGCCCGGCCTAAACAACACCGGCCGGTAGCTATGGGCGCCCCATCGGCTGGAACCTTTGACCCGCTGCAAGAGAGGGGGATGGGCTTCAACGCCCTCTCCCTTCAAACGCAAGCCCACCACCGCTGGAGCACCCGTGCGGGCCGCCGCCTCGCCACGGCCCGGGCGCTCAGGGAACAACGTGACGAAACTGCGGCGCTGCTCATCGAGCTGCAGCTCCCGGTGGGAGGTCCACTGGCGCTGAGAGCTGTCGCCATGGCAATCCAGCCAAGCGCGGCGCTTGCAGCGCAGCCAACTGCGCAACAGCCGGTCGGTCAGCAGGATTTGGCCAGGCACCCGTTGACGCTAGGTGGCCGTCTTCGGGTCCGGCACCTGGATCAACGCAGGCGGTGAGGCGGGCTGCTAGCACCATGGATAACGCCCGTGCCCTGCTCCGATGGCTTCAGCGCCCCTGCCCTTGGAGGCCAGCCCGATCGCCTTCGGCACCGATGGCTGGCGGGGCATCCTCGGGGTGGACATCACCGTCGAGAGGCTGCTGCCGGTGGCGGCGGCTTCGGCGCGGGAGCTGGAGGCTTCGGCCCCAGCCGGCCTGAACAGCCGCGAAGTGGTCATCGGCTACGACCGCCGTTTCCTCGCGCCCGAACTCGCCGAAGCGATCTGCAGCGCCGTCCGTGGAGCCGACCTGGTGCCGGTGCTTGCGGAAGCGCCCATCCCCACTCCGGCCGCCAGCTGGGCTGTGGTGGAGCGGCAAGCCCTTGGTGCACTGGTCATCACCGCGAGCCACAACCCGCCGGAGTGGCTGGGCCTCAAGATCAAGGGCCCCTTCGGGGGATCGGTGGAAGGGGACTTCACCCAGCGCGTGGAGCAGCGGCTGCAGGCCGGCGGCATCTCCGTGCCGATCCACGGGGAAATCCTGCGCTTTGACGCCATGGGGACCTACTTGACCGGCCTCAAGGCCAAGGTCGACACCGAGGCCCTGAGCGATGGCCTGGAGCGCCTGGGACTCCAAGTGATCATTGATCCCATGCACGGCTCAGCTGCGGGGGGCCTCAGCCGCCTGCTGGAGGGCGCCGCCCAAAGCGATCACCTGCGGGAAATCCGCTCCAACCGCGACCCGCTCTTCGGCGGCAATCCACCGGAACCCCTGGCCCCCTACCTGCAGCAGCTGATCGCGGAGGTGCGGGCCTCGACCCTGGCCGGCCGGCCAGCGGTGGGCATCGTGTTTGACGGCGATGGCGATCGCATCGCTGCGGTGGATGAACACGGACGCTTCTGCAGCACCCAACTGCTGATGCCGCTCTTCATCGATCACCTGGCCCGCGCCAAGGGGCTGAGCGGTTCGGTCGTCAAAACAGTGAGCGGCTCGGACCTGATGCAACTGGTGGCCGAGAACCTAGGTAGACCCGTGCTGGAAAAAGCCGTGGGCTTCAAGTACATCGCCGCCGAAATGCTCAGCAGTGACGTGCTGGTGGGCGGCGAAGAGTCGGGCGGTGTGGGCTTCGGTAGCCACCTGCCGGAGCGCGATGCCCTCTACGCCGCGCTGCTCTTGATTGAGGCCCTCGTGGAGGGAGGCCAGCCCCTCGGCGTCCGGGTCAGCGAACTCCAGGAGCGCTGCGGTGGCGCCGCGGCCTACGACCGATTGGACCTGCGCCTGCGCGACATGGCCACCCGGCAACGGCTCGAGCAGTACCTGGCCAGCACGCCGCCGGCGGAGGTCGCCGGAGCCGTGGTGCAAGAGGTGATCACGACCGACGGAGTGAAACTGCGCCTGGGCCCAAGCCACTGGTTGATGCTGCGCTTCTCCGGCACCGAGCCCTTGCTGCGGCTTTACTGCGAGGCCCCAAGCGAGGCACGCGTGGCTGAAGTACTCAGCTGGGCCCGCCAGCTGGCCGAGGGAATCTGATGACCACCCTGGTGATCGCTAGCGGTAACGCCGGCAAGGTGCGTGAGTTCGGCCAGCTCCTGGAAGACCTGGGCCTCAACACCCAACCCCAGCCCGAAGGAATTGAGGTGGAGGAAACCGGTGACACCTTCGCCGCCAACGCCCGCCTGAAAGCCGAGGCCGTTGCCCAAGCGACGGGGCAGTGGGCCCTGGCCGATGACTCCGGTCTGAGCGTGGATGCCTTGGGTGGCGCGCCTGGAGTGCACTCGGCCCGCTACGCGGCCACCGATGCGGCACGCATTGAGCGGCTGCTCCAGGAGCTCAGCGCTGCCGGCGCCCAAGACCCAACCTCCCGTTCAGCCCGCTTCACCGCTGCCTTAGCTCTAGCAAACCCCAGCGGGCAGGTGGTGCTGGAGGTGGAAGGCCACTGCCCCGGCCAAATCCTGACGGAATGCCGCGGTGCTGGCGGCTTTGGCTACGACCCCGTCTTCTACGTCCCAGAAGCACAACTCACTTTTGCGGAAATGCCGAAAGGACTGAAAGCGGAGTTGGGGCATCGGGGCCGCGCCTTCGCCGCCCTGAGACCCCAACTGCAAGCCCTCTTGGATCACGACACGCAGTAATCCAGCGCCAGGCTCACCGAGTTGCGCGGCGCGGGCGCTTCATCAGGGTTGAAGCTGGCTGAGAGAGCGCGGTTCATCGCCACCGGCCGCGGGGAAGTGCCACCGCGCTGATTGATCCGCAGCAGCTGAACCCGGCGTAGTCCAAGGGCATCGGCCGTGGCCTGGGCTTGGCGCTTGCCATCAGCCAGGGCCTGGCGCATCAATTGGGCTTGCACGGTCTCCGCACTACCGCTCGCGGCCAAGGAAGTGAAGCCATTCAGGTTCACCCCCGGCAGCTTGCCGGCGGCCTGAATCAAGGCGTCGTAGTTCGCCTTGCTGACCTCGCCGGAGACGTTGGTCGTCGCCCGCTGACGCCGCGGCCCGGCGCTGCCCCCACCAATCGCGTAGGTCCTGGGCGCCGGGATCGTGATCCGCCCGCTCACCAGGGGCGTCAAAGCGGAGCGCAGTCGCTCCAGCCGGGCATTGAGCTGCTGCATCGCCTCGGCCTTGGTCGCAGCCTCCGCCGAGAGGTCCAGGTTGAAGCGGAAGCGATCGAAGGCGGTCGTGCCGCTCTGGCTGACCTGGAGTTGATAGAGGGTGCCACCACAGCGATCACCACCCCCGGCCTGGGCAGGTGAAGGCATCATCAGGGCGGGCAACAGAGCGAGGCTGAAGACGGCAGAACGCGAACGGAACATGGCTCAAACGGCTGATGGTTCCGGTCTAGGGGGGATCCAGGGTGCGGTCACAACCCAACTCAGGGGCAGCTGCGACTAAATCCAAATGGCCCCTCAGATCACCCCGAGATCACCCACCGCAGGGCGCCACTGCTGCATCGTCCACTCCACCCCGCCACTGAGGAGCATCGGATCCTGCTGAATCAGCGCTTCGGCTTCGCGGTAATCCGCAGCCTGCAGCAAGAGCAATCCCCCGCCACCGGGCTGACCCTCGCCATCCACCAGATAGCCGCTGCTGAGAATGACACCGTCAGCGCGCCGTTGCTCGACCCAGCGGCGATGGGCCTCGAGGTGGGGTTTCATCTGGGCGTAGGGCCGCAGGAAGCGCTCGGTTTTGATGAACCAGGGCATCAGGCCTGGGTCCAACTCCCATGCAAGCCATGGGGCACCGCCAAGGGGAGCTCCAGCACCGCCACCTCCGCCAGGCTGGCCGCATCCAGGATCACCAGATCGCTGGCACAGCGGGCGCCGTTCCAGACCAGGCAGAGCACCCAGCCGTCATCCTCAGCCGTGGCACCGGGGCGCGGGACCATCACGGGCTCACTGACAAAGCCACGGGGCGCCGCACTCCAAACCCGGCCTGCACCCGTGCTGAGATCCAACTTCTTGATCGCCTGCAGCGGGTCATTACCGCGCTCCCGCTCCGCCACCGCCATCCAGCTGTAGCGGGCGTCCAAACCCTGCCGCTCGGGGTTGACCATCGCGAACTCGCAGGTGCGGGCCTCCAGCACTTCCGTGCTGACCGCACCGCTGGTCAAGTGAATGCGGCAGCGCACCAGCTGACCCTCCGGGATCGATTCGAAATCGACCTGGCGGAAGTCCACATCCGGACCGATCGAGGGGAAATCGTCGTAGTAGATCGAATCCACCACCAGCTCCTCGCCCTCTTCAAAGGCGTTGAGGTGGTGGAAGACAAAGCCCTCAGGGGCCGAGATCTGCAGCGGCTTGCCCTCACCGCTGCGGGGAATCAGCCAGAACTGTCCCTTCTCTCCAGGCTTGGAAGCCAGGCACTGGGCCGCACCCTTTTGGCCAAGGACAAAACCAGTCGGGTTGAACGCCACCGCGTTCTGCAGAAACACCGCCCAGTTCGGGGTGATCGCGAAGTCATGCAGGAAAGCAAAGCCCTTGAAGCTGTGGCGGCTGTCCGCCAGCAGCTCCCCACTGCTGGAGAACTCCATCAGCCGAATCGTGCTGCGGGGGCCGGTCTTCACCCCGAAGGTCACCATCCGCGGCTCGCCGTGGTGACCCGGGTCAAAGCGCGGGTGGGCACTGAAGGCCTCACCGGGCTTCAGCAATCCGTCCAACCGACTCAAACCACTGGTTTGCAGGGTCTCGGGGTCCAGCGCATGGGGCTCGGCGGCTTCCCAGAGCGCCAGCAACTGATCCCCCAGCCGCACCACGTGGGTATTGGCAATGTTCTTCAGCCGCAGGTCGAACGCGTTCGCGGCCAGTCCGCCGGGCTTCTGGGTGCCAAAGACACCCCGGTAGAGAAATTTGTCGGCCTGCTCTTCTGCCTCGAAGCCTTCCGTGCGCACGAAACGATTGCGCAGCTGGACTTGACCGTCCTCAAACCGCAGGGCCGTGATCATCCCGTCGCCATCGAAGGGGTGATGCACCCACTGCCCGCCACGCTCGAGCCGGCCAGGACCATTGCGGTAGAGCGTGCCCTTGAGCTCAGCCGGAACCGCGCCGCGGGCGGCAGTCAGCGCAACCCCATCGAGCTCCACTCCAACATTGCGGAAGGCACTGGCCCAATCCGAGCGGTCGTAGCCGAGAGCAGGGGCGACGGTCATGGGCGAAGACGCAGAGCGACTTCGCCATCATCGCGTAACGGAGTGTTAAGCGGGCCTAGGCGCCCGCGCGCTCCAGCACGCCCTTGCTGCTGGGAACAGCCCCTGCCCGGCGCGGATCTACCTCCGTCGCCAAACGGAGCGCCCTGGCAAAGGCCTTGAAGCAGGCCTCAACGATGTGGTGCGAGTTGACCCCATCCAGCTGGCGGATGTGCAGGGTGAGGCCGGAGTTGTTCACAACCGCCACGAAGAACTCTTTGACGAGCTCGGTGTCGTAGGTACCGATCTTCTGAGCGGGAATCTGCAGCCCAAAGCTCAGGTGCGGACGGCCACTGCAGTCGAGCGCCACCTGCACCAAGGCCTCATCCAAGGGCGCCACGAAGTGACCGAAGCGGTGAATCCCGCGCCGGTCACCCAGGGCCTGAGCCAAGGCTTGGCCCACGGCGATGCCCACGTCCTCATTGGTGTGGTGATCATCGATGTGGGTGTCACCCACGGCCTTGATCTCCAGATCCACCAGCCCATGACTGCTGATCTGGTGAAGCATGTGATCGAGGAAGGGCACGCCCGTGCTCGCACTGCACTGGCCCGTGCCATCGAGATTCAGCTTGACGCGCACATCGGTTTCACCGGTCACGCGATGGATTTCGCCTGTGCGCATGTGTGACGCGTGCCTTCAGCTGGCTTCGATCATCGCGAATCGCGCAAGCTCAGGTCCAGATCAGAGCTCGCTCAGAGTCCGGCGTCTGGGCGGCGGGATGCTCGCTCGAAAGCAGCAAACGCGACACGGCTGCGCTGATCCGATTCATCGGTAGGGCGAGATCAGCGGGTGAAAAGGGCGTTTCGATAAACGCCCCCAAGCGCTCCACAGCAATGAACAGCAACATCACGACCCAGCCCACCCAGCCTCCGTAAGGGGCGTAGAGGGCATCCATCCGCAGGAACAGCAGGTAGCCGAAACTCCAAACCGCAACCCGTACAAACACGTCATAGGGAGCAGGTAGAGGGTGATTCCGAATGCGCTCGAGGCCACCAAGGGCATCAACGGTCCGGGCGTGCACATCCATCAGCTGAAGCCTTCCCCAGCCATCAATCGCCCCTGAGCGGTGAAGGTCAGCAACTGCCAGGGCCTGAGATTGCAGCAAGGCATCAGCCGATGAGCCGTTCCAGTCCAGGGCCGCTAGTGCCCTTCGGGCAACGGGATGGGAGCGCCCACGGAGTTCAAGGTTGATAACCCAAAGCAACATCGCCTGCTGCTGAAGCAGGGGAGTCGCCGAGTCAACCATCAATGCACTCAACTGATCGCGCCAGCTGCGGCTGTGGTTCAACAAAGCGCCCCAGAGCTTGCGGGCTTCCCACCAGCGCTCATAGGCCTGGCCATGGCGAAAACCGATGAACACCGATACGGCGATGCCCCAGATCGGCAAAAGCACCTCTGGGGCGAATTTCTTAGCCAGGAGCGGATTCAAAGGAACGCTGGCGGCGCATAGGGCACCAGCGAGCAAAAGATCCAACCAGAGATGCCGAAGCAAATAGGCCGCAACCTTGAAACTGCCGAGTGGGCCGACCTGGCGCAGCATCGCTCACATGCCGGTGATGCAGTAACCGGCGTCGACATAGATGGTTTGACCGGTGATGCCAGAGGCCAGGTTGCTGGCCAGGAACGCCGCGGTGCCGCCCACCTCGTCCTGGGTGACAGTGCGGTGCAGGGGTGCCTTCTCTTCGACGTTGTGGATCATGTCGAGGATGCCGCCGATGGCCGAGCTGGCCAGGGTGCGGATCGGACCGGCACTGATGGCGTTCACGCGCACCTGCTTCTCACCCAGCTCAGCGGCCAAATAGCGGACGGAAGCCTCCAGAGCGGCCTTGGCCACGCCCATGACGTTGTAGTTGGGGATCGCACGCTCAG is a genomic window of Synechococcus sp. A10-1-5-1 containing:
- a CDS encoding folate-binding protein YgfZ, whose protein sequence is MSAASRWATPVSLIRLEGSDTRRFLHGQSSQAIELAQPGACLATCLISPTARMRGLALVGVDDSGADLIVIAGDGEAVRISLDRVLFPADNVRLGAVEPATLWQWQGDVEVDGADLLQPGVDLGSGPDASVLLQRSGSKLPSWLEALPQWSSEQVEANRLRHGLPAAPGELNDDTNPFELGLAAWVSLNKGCYVGQETLAKLATYDGVKQQLRCWQSSEAVEPGTSLSNAEGERAGVVTSAQGHQGLALIRRSCLDAATLQAGTVTLTLSKPLGSIDPPVEAGGQC
- a CDS encoding TM0106 family RecB-like putative nuclease, with the translated sequence MPGQILLTDRLLRSWLRCKRRAWLDCHGDSSQRQWTSHRELQLDEQRRSFVTLFPERPGRGEAAARTGAPAVVGLRLKGEGVEAHPPLLQRVKGSSRWGAHSYRPVLFRPGRRTTREHRYVLALWGGLLAEEQQAPVRTALVLSGSGRGLQQETVPLAGSLPRQLDEALGRLADDLRRPTPPPLVADRKKCVLCSWKSSCDQVAAAEGHLSEVSGIGAKRRDMLLELGIDRLTVLAQADPSDLADRLMTYGEQHAEIAPQLVTQAQVQAKGEPLRRDPLAALPEVVDAPGVLIYDIESDPDARDDFLHGFVRLPRNPDGSWPDLAQASEAPYHPILALLEHGEERLWERLMRLLETYPDWPVLHFGETEVLALVKMGQRLGVRERELKALRARMLDVHQRLRQHWWMPTNSYGLKAVASWLGFRWSQPGVDGARALLWWRRWRLGGAGADGRGSRQNLRRIFRYNHDDGLATWVVARWLLEQDGR
- a CDS encoding phosphoglucomutase/phosphomannomutase family protein, whose product is MASAPLPLEASPIAFGTDGWRGILGVDITVERLLPVAAASARELEASAPAGLNSREVVIGYDRRFLAPELAEAICSAVRGADLVPVLAEAPIPTPAASWAVVERQALGALVITASHNPPEWLGLKIKGPFGGSVEGDFTQRVEQRLQAGGISVPIHGEILRFDAMGTYLTGLKAKVDTEALSDGLERLGLQVIIDPMHGSAAGGLSRLLEGAAQSDHLREIRSNRDPLFGGNPPEPLAPYLQQLIAEVRASTLAGRPAVGIVFDGDGDRIAAVDEHGRFCSTQLLMPLFIDHLARAKGLSGSVVKTVSGSDLMQLVAENLGRPVLEKAVGFKYIAAEMLSSDVLVGGEESGGVGFGSHLPERDALYAALLLIEALVEGGQPLGVRVSELQERCGGAAAYDRLDLRLRDMATRQRLEQYLASTPPAEVAGAVVQEVITTDGVKLRLGPSHWLMLRFSGTEPLLRLYCEAPSEARVAEVLSWARQLAEGI
- the rdgB gene encoding RdgB/HAM1 family non-canonical purine NTP pyrophosphatase, which produces MTTLVIASGNAGKVREFGQLLEDLGLNTQPQPEGIEVEETGDTFAANARLKAEAVAQATGQWALADDSGLSVDALGGAPGVHSARYAATDAARIERLLQELSAAGAQDPTSRSARFTAALALANPSGQVVLEVEGHCPGQILTECRGAGGFGYDPVFYVPEAQLTFAEMPKGLKAELGHRGRAFAALRPQLQALLDHDTQ
- a CDS encoding SIMPL domain-containing protein, producing the protein MFRSRSAVFSLALLPALMMPSPAQAGGGDRCGGTLYQLQVSQSGTTAFDRFRFNLDLSAEAATKAEAMQQLNARLERLRSALTPLVSGRITIPAPRTYAIGGGSAGPRRQRATTNVSGEVSKANYDALIQAAGKLPGVNLNGFTSLAASGSAETVQAQLMRQALADGKRQAQATADALGLRRVQLLRINQRGGTSPRPVAMNRALSASFNPDEAPAPRNSVSLALDYCVS
- a CDS encoding YciI family protein — its product is MPWFIKTERFLRPYAQMKPHLEAHRRWVEQRRADGVILSSGYLVDGEGQPGGGGLLLLQAADYREAEALIQQDPMLLSGGVEWTMQQWRPAVGDLGVI
- a CDS encoding carotenoid oxygenase family protein is translated as MTVAPALGYDRSDWASAFRNVGVELDGVALTAARGAVPAELKGTLYRNGPGRLERGGQWVHHPFDGDGMITALRFEDGQVQLRNRFVRTEGFEAEEQADKFLYRGVFGTQKPGGLAANAFDLRLKNIANTHVVRLGDQLLALWEAAEPHALDPETLQTSGLSRLDGLLKPGEAFSAHPRFDPGHHGEPRMVTFGVKTGPRSTIRLMEFSSSGELLADSRHSFKGFAFLHDFAITPNWAVFLQNAVAFNPTGFVLGQKGAAQCLASKPGEKGQFWLIPRSGEGKPLQISAPEGFVFHHLNAFEEGEELVVDSIYYDDFPSIGPDVDFRQVDFESIPEGQLVRCRIHLTSGAVSTEVLEARTCEFAMVNPERQGLDARYSWMAVAERERGNDPLQAIKKLDLSTGAGRVWSAAPRGFVSEPVMVPRPGATAEDDGWVLCLVWNGARCASDLVILDAASLAEVAVLELPLAVPHGLHGSWTQA
- the hisB gene encoding imidazoleglycerol-phosphate dehydratase HisB, whose translation is MRTGEIHRVTGETDVRVKLNLDGTGQCSASTGVPFLDHMLHQISSHGLVDLEIKAVGDTHIDDHHTNEDVGIAVGQALAQALGDRRGIHRFGHFVAPLDEALVQVALDCSGRPHLSFGLQIPAQKIGTYDTELVKEFFVAVVNNSGLTLHIRQLDGVNSHHIVEACFKAFARALRLATEVDPRRAGAVPSSKGVLERAGA
- a CDS encoding bestrophin family ion channel, whose amino-acid sequence is MLRQVGPLGSFKVAAYLLRHLWLDLLLAGALCAASVPLNPLLAKKFAPEVLLPIWGIAVSVFIGFRHGQAYERWWEARKLWGALLNHSRSWRDQLSALMVDSATPLLQQQAMLLWVINLELRGRSHPVARRALAALDWNGSSADALLQSQALAVADLHRSGAIDGWGRLQLMDVHARTVDALGGLERIRNHPLPAPYDVFVRVAVWSFGYLLFLRMDALYAPYGGWVGWVVMLLFIAVERLGAFIETPFSPADLALPMNRISAAVSRLLLSSEHPAAQTPDSERALIWT